A window of the Elephas maximus indicus isolate mEleMax1 chromosome 26, mEleMax1 primary haplotype, whole genome shotgun sequence genome harbors these coding sequences:
- the GPATCH11 gene encoding G patch domain-containing protein 11 isoform X3, translating into MKLNMAEEEDYMSDSFINIQEDIRPGLPMLRQIREARRKEEKQQEANLKNRQKSLKEEEQERRDIGLKNALGCGNKGFALLQKMGYKSGQALGKTGDGIVEPIPLNIKTGKSGIGHEALLKRKAEENLESYRRKVHMKNQAQEKAAEQFRMRLKNKQDEMKLEGDLKRSQRACQQLDTQKNIQIPREAWYWLRPEQESEEEEEEEKEQDEDEVKSEDLSVMEKLQILTSYLREEHLYCIWCGTAYEVPWIQ; encoded by the exons ATGAAGTTAAACATGGCAGAAGAAGAGGACTACATGTCTGATTCCTTCATTAACATCCA GGAAGATATCAGACCAGGATTGCCAATGCTGAGGCAAATCCGAGAAGCCCGtcgaaaagaagaaaagcaacaaGAAGCTAATTTGAAAAATAGGCAGAAGAgtttaaaagaagaagaacaagaaaGACGTGACATTGGGTTGAAGAATGCACTAGGTTGTGGAAACAAAGGGTTTGCTTTGCTCCAAAAGATGGGATATAAAAGTGGTCAGGCTCTTGGCAAGACTG GAGATGGTATTGTTGAACCAATTCCTCTCAACATCAAAACAG GGAAAAGCGGCATTGGTCATGAGGCATTATTAAAACGAAAAGCAGAGGAAAATTTGGAAAGCTACAGAAGAAAGGTACACATGAAAAACCAGGCTCAAGAAAAAGCTGCAGAACAGTTTCG gaTGCGACTTAAAAATAAGCAAGATGAAATGAAGCTAGAAGGAGACCTTAAAAGAAGCCAGCGAGCCTGTCAGCAGTTGGATACCCAGAAG AATATTCAGATTCCCAGGGAGGCCTGGTACTGGTTGAGGCCTGAACAGgagagtgaagaagaggaagaggaagaaaaagaacaagatgAAGATGAAGTTAAGAGTGAAGATTTAAGT GTAATGGAAAAACTACAAATATTGACAAGTTATTTAAGAGAAGAACATCTGTATTGTATTTGGTGTGGGACAGCCTATGAAG TCCCCTGGATTCAATGA
- the GPATCH11 gene encoding G patch domain-containing protein 11 isoform X1 has translation MCTGESGGGNALAGRRMRSALLAGWAEVSPLHCGRGLHTDVKTERQESLEAILEGTTWLYYFHMKLNMAEEEDYMSDSFINIQEDIRPGLPMLRQIREARRKEEKQQEANLKNRQKSLKEEEQERRDIGLKNALGCGNKGFALLQKMGYKSGQALGKTGDGIVEPIPLNIKTGKSGIGHEALLKRKAEENLESYRRKVHMKNQAQEKAAEQFRMRLKNKQDEMKLEGDLKRSQRACQQLDTQKNIQIPREAWYWLRPEQESEEEEEEEKEQDEDEVKSEDLSVMEKLQILTSYLREEHLYCIWCGTAYEDKEDLSSNCPGPTSADHD, from the exons ATGTGCACAGGGGAATCAGGTGGCGGCAACGCGTTGGCTGGTAGGCGCATGCGCAGCGCGCTTCTTGCGGGCTGGGCAGAG GTAAGCCCTCTTCACTGTGGCAGGGGACTACACACGGACGTGAAAACTGAGAGGCAAGAATCATTGGAGGCCATCTTGGAGGGTACCACATGGTT ATACTACTTTCATATGAAGTTAAACATGGCAGAAGAAGAGGACTACATGTCTGATTCCTTCATTAACATCCA GGAAGATATCAGACCAGGATTGCCAATGCTGAGGCAAATCCGAGAAGCCCGtcgaaaagaagaaaagcaacaaGAAGCTAATTTGAAAAATAGGCAGAAGAgtttaaaagaagaagaacaagaaaGACGTGACATTGGGTTGAAGAATGCACTAGGTTGTGGAAACAAAGGGTTTGCTTTGCTCCAAAAGATGGGATATAAAAGTGGTCAGGCTCTTGGCAAGACTG GAGATGGTATTGTTGAACCAATTCCTCTCAACATCAAAACAG GGAAAAGCGGCATTGGTCATGAGGCATTATTAAAACGAAAAGCAGAGGAAAATTTGGAAAGCTACAGAAGAAAGGTACACATGAAAAACCAGGCTCAAGAAAAAGCTGCAGAACAGTTTCG gaTGCGACTTAAAAATAAGCAAGATGAAATGAAGCTAGAAGGAGACCTTAAAAGAAGCCAGCGAGCCTGTCAGCAGTTGGATACCCAGAAG AATATTCAGATTCCCAGGGAGGCCTGGTACTGGTTGAGGCCTGAACAGgagagtgaagaagaggaagaggaagaaaaagaacaagatgAAGATGAAGTTAAGAGTGAAGATTTAAGT GTAATGGAAAAACTACAAATATTGACAAGTTATTTAAGAGAAGAACATCTGTATTGTATTTGGTGTGGGACAGCCTATGAAG ATAAAGAAGACTTATCTTCAAATTGCCCAGGACCAACTTCTGCAGATCATGACTAA
- the GPATCH11 gene encoding G patch domain-containing protein 11 isoform X6, whose amino-acid sequence MKLNMAEEEDYMSDSFINIQEDIRPGLPMLRQIREARRKEEKQQEANLKNRQKSLKEEEQERRDIGLKNALGCGNKGFALLQKMGYKSGQALGKTGDGIVEPIPLNIKTGKSGIGHEALLKRKAEENLESYRRKVHMKNQAQEKAAEQFRMRLKNKQDEMKLEGDLKRSQRACQQLDTQKNIQIPREAWYWLRPEQESEEEEEEEKEQDEDEVKSEDLSVMEKLQILTSYLREEHLYCIWCGTAYEDKEDLSSNCPGPTSADHD is encoded by the exons ATGAAGTTAAACATGGCAGAAGAAGAGGACTACATGTCTGATTCCTTCATTAACATCCA GGAAGATATCAGACCAGGATTGCCAATGCTGAGGCAAATCCGAGAAGCCCGtcgaaaagaagaaaagcaacaaGAAGCTAATTTGAAAAATAGGCAGAAGAgtttaaaagaagaagaacaagaaaGACGTGACATTGGGTTGAAGAATGCACTAGGTTGTGGAAACAAAGGGTTTGCTTTGCTCCAAAAGATGGGATATAAAAGTGGTCAGGCTCTTGGCAAGACTG GAGATGGTATTGTTGAACCAATTCCTCTCAACATCAAAACAG GGAAAAGCGGCATTGGTCATGAGGCATTATTAAAACGAAAAGCAGAGGAAAATTTGGAAAGCTACAGAAGAAAGGTACACATGAAAAACCAGGCTCAAGAAAAAGCTGCAGAACAGTTTCG gaTGCGACTTAAAAATAAGCAAGATGAAATGAAGCTAGAAGGAGACCTTAAAAGAAGCCAGCGAGCCTGTCAGCAGTTGGATACCCAGAAG AATATTCAGATTCCCAGGGAGGCCTGGTACTGGTTGAGGCCTGAACAGgagagtgaagaagaggaagaggaagaaaaagaacaagatgAAGATGAAGTTAAGAGTGAAGATTTAAGT GTAATGGAAAAACTACAAATATTGACAAGTTATTTAAGAGAAGAACATCTGTATTGTATTTGGTGTGGGACAGCCTATGAAG ATAAAGAAGACTTATCTTCAAATTGCCCAGGACCAACTTCTGCAGATCATGACTAA
- the GPATCH11 gene encoding G patch domain-containing protein 11 isoform X4, with amino-acid sequence MCTGESGGGNALAGRRMRSALLAGWAEVSPLHCGRGLHTDVKTERYYFHMKLNMAEEEDYMSDSFINIQEDIRPGLPMLRQIREARRKEEKQQEANLKNRQKSLKEEEQERRDIGLKNALGCGNKGFALLQKMGYKSGQALGKTGDGIVEPIPLNIKTGKSGIGHEALLKRKAEENLESYRRKVHMKNQAQEKAAEQFRMRLKNKQDEMKLEGDLKRSQRACQQLDTQKNIQIPREAWYWLRPEQESEEEEEEEKEQDEDEVKSEDLSVMEKLQILTSYLREEHLYCIWCGTAYEDKEDLSSNCPGPTSADHD; translated from the exons ATGTGCACAGGGGAATCAGGTGGCGGCAACGCGTTGGCTGGTAGGCGCATGCGCAGCGCGCTTCTTGCGGGCTGGGCAGAG GTAAGCCCTCTTCACTGTGGCAGGGGACTACACACGGACGTGAAAACTGAGAG ATACTACTTTCATATGAAGTTAAACATGGCAGAAGAAGAGGACTACATGTCTGATTCCTTCATTAACATCCA GGAAGATATCAGACCAGGATTGCCAATGCTGAGGCAAATCCGAGAAGCCCGtcgaaaagaagaaaagcaacaaGAAGCTAATTTGAAAAATAGGCAGAAGAgtttaaaagaagaagaacaagaaaGACGTGACATTGGGTTGAAGAATGCACTAGGTTGTGGAAACAAAGGGTTTGCTTTGCTCCAAAAGATGGGATATAAAAGTGGTCAGGCTCTTGGCAAGACTG GAGATGGTATTGTTGAACCAATTCCTCTCAACATCAAAACAG GGAAAAGCGGCATTGGTCATGAGGCATTATTAAAACGAAAAGCAGAGGAAAATTTGGAAAGCTACAGAAGAAAGGTACACATGAAAAACCAGGCTCAAGAAAAAGCTGCAGAACAGTTTCG gaTGCGACTTAAAAATAAGCAAGATGAAATGAAGCTAGAAGGAGACCTTAAAAGAAGCCAGCGAGCCTGTCAGCAGTTGGATACCCAGAAG AATATTCAGATTCCCAGGGAGGCCTGGTACTGGTTGAGGCCTGAACAGgagagtgaagaagaggaagaggaagaaaaagaacaagatgAAGATGAAGTTAAGAGTGAAGATTTAAGT GTAATGGAAAAACTACAAATATTGACAAGTTATTTAAGAGAAGAACATCTGTATTGTATTTGGTGTGGGACAGCCTATGAAG ATAAAGAAGACTTATCTTCAAATTGCCCAGGACCAACTTCTGCAGATCATGACTAA
- the GPATCH11 gene encoding G patch domain-containing protein 11 isoform X2, whose product MRWIETVAAAVGSSITTTAMMIHDQVSPLHCGRGLHTDVKTERQESLEAILEGTTWLYYFHMKLNMAEEEDYMSDSFINIQEDIRPGLPMLRQIREARRKEEKQQEANLKNRQKSLKEEEQERRDIGLKNALGCGNKGFALLQKMGYKSGQALGKTGDGIVEPIPLNIKTGKSGIGHEALLKRKAEENLESYRRKVHMKNQAQEKAAEQFRMRLKNKQDEMKLEGDLKRSQRACQQLDTQKNIQIPREAWYWLRPEQESEEEEEEEKEQDEDEVKSEDLSVMEKLQILTSYLREEHLYCIWCGTAYEDKEDLSSNCPGPTSADHD is encoded by the exons atgagatggattgagacagtggctgcagcagtgggctcaagcataacaacgactgcgATGATGATAcacgaccag GTAAGCCCTCTTCACTGTGGCAGGGGACTACACACGGACGTGAAAACTGAGAGGCAAGAATCATTGGAGGCCATCTTGGAGGGTACCACATGGTT ATACTACTTTCATATGAAGTTAAACATGGCAGAAGAAGAGGACTACATGTCTGATTCCTTCATTAACATCCA GGAAGATATCAGACCAGGATTGCCAATGCTGAGGCAAATCCGAGAAGCCCGtcgaaaagaagaaaagcaacaaGAAGCTAATTTGAAAAATAGGCAGAAGAgtttaaaagaagaagaacaagaaaGACGTGACATTGGGTTGAAGAATGCACTAGGTTGTGGAAACAAAGGGTTTGCTTTGCTCCAAAAGATGGGATATAAAAGTGGTCAGGCTCTTGGCAAGACTG GAGATGGTATTGTTGAACCAATTCCTCTCAACATCAAAACAG GGAAAAGCGGCATTGGTCATGAGGCATTATTAAAACGAAAAGCAGAGGAAAATTTGGAAAGCTACAGAAGAAAGGTACACATGAAAAACCAGGCTCAAGAAAAAGCTGCAGAACAGTTTCG gaTGCGACTTAAAAATAAGCAAGATGAAATGAAGCTAGAAGGAGACCTTAAAAGAAGCCAGCGAGCCTGTCAGCAGTTGGATACCCAGAAG AATATTCAGATTCCCAGGGAGGCCTGGTACTGGTTGAGGCCTGAACAGgagagtgaagaagaggaagaggaagaaaaagaacaagatgAAGATGAAGTTAAGAGTGAAGATTTAAGT GTAATGGAAAAACTACAAATATTGACAAGTTATTTAAGAGAAGAACATCTGTATTGTATTTGGTGTGGGACAGCCTATGAAG ATAAAGAAGACTTATCTTCAAATTGCCCAGGACCAACTTCTGCAGATCATGACTAA
- the GPATCH11 gene encoding G patch domain-containing protein 11 isoform X5 has translation MRWIETVAAAVGSSITTTAMMIHDQVSPLHCGRGLHTDVKTERYYFHMKLNMAEEEDYMSDSFINIQEDIRPGLPMLRQIREARRKEEKQQEANLKNRQKSLKEEEQERRDIGLKNALGCGNKGFALLQKMGYKSGQALGKTGDGIVEPIPLNIKTGKSGIGHEALLKRKAEENLESYRRKVHMKNQAQEKAAEQFRMRLKNKQDEMKLEGDLKRSQRACQQLDTQKNIQIPREAWYWLRPEQESEEEEEEEKEQDEDEVKSEDLSVMEKLQILTSYLREEHLYCIWCGTAYEDKEDLSSNCPGPTSADHD, from the exons atgagatggattgagacagtggctgcagcagtgggctcaagcataacaacgactgcgATGATGATAcacgaccag GTAAGCCCTCTTCACTGTGGCAGGGGACTACACACGGACGTGAAAACTGAGAG ATACTACTTTCATATGAAGTTAAACATGGCAGAAGAAGAGGACTACATGTCTGATTCCTTCATTAACATCCA GGAAGATATCAGACCAGGATTGCCAATGCTGAGGCAAATCCGAGAAGCCCGtcgaaaagaagaaaagcaacaaGAAGCTAATTTGAAAAATAGGCAGAAGAgtttaaaagaagaagaacaagaaaGACGTGACATTGGGTTGAAGAATGCACTAGGTTGTGGAAACAAAGGGTTTGCTTTGCTCCAAAAGATGGGATATAAAAGTGGTCAGGCTCTTGGCAAGACTG GAGATGGTATTGTTGAACCAATTCCTCTCAACATCAAAACAG GGAAAAGCGGCATTGGTCATGAGGCATTATTAAAACGAAAAGCAGAGGAAAATTTGGAAAGCTACAGAAGAAAGGTACACATGAAAAACCAGGCTCAAGAAAAAGCTGCAGAACAGTTTCG gaTGCGACTTAAAAATAAGCAAGATGAAATGAAGCTAGAAGGAGACCTTAAAAGAAGCCAGCGAGCCTGTCAGCAGTTGGATACCCAGAAG AATATTCAGATTCCCAGGGAGGCCTGGTACTGGTTGAGGCCTGAACAGgagagtgaagaagaggaagaggaagaaaaagaacaagatgAAGATGAAGTTAAGAGTGAAGATTTAAGT GTAATGGAAAAACTACAAATATTGACAAGTTATTTAAGAGAAGAACATCTGTATTGTATTTGGTGTGGGACAGCCTATGAAG ATAAAGAAGACTTATCTTCAAATTGCCCAGGACCAACTTCTGCAGATCATGACTAA